A window of Choristoneura fumiferana chromosome 8, NRCan_CFum_1, whole genome shotgun sequence contains these coding sequences:
- the LOC141430012 gene encoding transmembrane protein 42: MLYEAVMAGTWASIGSTIGKLSGTPAVVGEGYVIWAFLLIVMVAANTWGCRYYLHSLDAATNTAAPTVISAASSYVLSGVIGIAVFGELSSVRWWGGALLIVLGLALVARSRKKESDE; this comes from the exons ATGTTATATGAAGCTGTTATGGCGGGGACCTGGGCGTCAATTGGAAGCACCATTGGAAAATTAAGTGGGACGCCTGCTGTAGTT GGTGAGGGCTATGTAATTTGGGCGTTCCTGCTAATAGTTATGGTGGCAGCCAACACGTGGGGCTGCAGGTACTACCTTCATTCACTGGACGCCGCCACTAACACCGCCGCGCCTACCGTCATCTCCGCAGCTTCCAGCTATGTGTTGTCG GGTGTAATCGGCATTGCTGTGTTCGGCGAACTGTCGTCAGTGCGATGGTGGGGTGGCGCGCTACTCATTGTGTTGGGACTGGCGCTCGTTGCTCGATCGAGGAAAAAGGAAAGCGACGaatga